One Candidatus Roseilinea sp. genomic region harbors:
- a CDS encoding putative baseplate assembly protein produces the protein MPLPEPILDDLRFQKDLVDEARRRIIRYCPDWTDYNLSDPGITLIELFAWMTELIVYRLNQVPDKNYIRFLDFLGVRLQPAASARVELTFRTSVPLPIAPEDDTSVLVPAGTEVATRQTEDEPEIIFTTDARLLIAPPRLTQLRREAADSAAGDDFNKNFLPRLGVEPFYAFGRPRPQPGDTFYLGFDDQVDLSGYILQLAFTCEETQAAGIRREDPPWVWEVSRGNGVWEELPLSTRLGERDTTGGLNNAQGSLVLYLPLDLQPDDVHGRRGYWLRCRVEQRRPEQGMYRESPRITGVQAFALGATTRATHAVAVRHETLGISNGEAGQSFKLRHAPVLALRDDERVEVEEMIDGELVFVPWQTVADFSESGRHDRHVTLDTATGEVHFGPCLRQPDGSMRQYGRVPEAGRVIRMSQYRYGGGVAGNLPPDKLQVLKSPIPYVDRVTNMVRATGGRDQETLDEARMRARRELRAQQRAVTAEDYEHLALAASRQVGRVKCNTGAPADGRPLPPGVVELLVIPAALDAVQAGDLSRLQLDPALRKIIEAYLDERRLLTATLRLREPAYLGVKVRAEIVVNEYSRPEVVQQRVAEALRRFITPLAIHWPPNGADGASPAADGDGQPTTTARAPLQGWPFGRHLYVSDLYSLVQQTPGVKHVRDIKLGSRLLTPSAEDARAPADDVTLDDRRVIETPPDGVLCSLEHEVVVTAL, from the coding sequence ATGCCGCTGCCTGAACCCATTCTCGACGATCTGCGATTCCAGAAGGACCTGGTGGATGAGGCCCGCCGGCGCATCATCCGCTATTGCCCGGACTGGACCGACTACAACCTGAGCGACCCCGGCATCACCCTCATCGAGCTGTTCGCCTGGATGACCGAGCTGATCGTCTATCGGCTGAACCAGGTGCCGGACAAGAACTACATTCGCTTTCTGGATTTTCTGGGGGTGCGCTTGCAGCCGGCCGCCAGCGCGCGCGTGGAACTCACCTTTCGCACGTCCGTCCCGCTGCCCATCGCGCCCGAAGACGACACCAGTGTGCTGGTGCCGGCCGGCACCGAAGTGGCCACCCGCCAAACCGAGGACGAGCCGGAGATCATCTTCACCACCGACGCGCGCTTGCTGATTGCGCCGCCCCGCCTGACGCAACTGCGCCGCGAAGCCGCCGACAGCGCCGCCGGCGACGACTTCAACAAGAACTTCCTGCCGCGCCTGGGCGTGGAGCCGTTCTACGCTTTTGGCCGGCCGCGTCCCCAGCCCGGCGACACGTTCTACCTGGGCTTCGATGACCAAGTTGACCTGAGCGGCTACATCCTGCAATTGGCGTTCACCTGCGAGGAAACCCAGGCCGCCGGCATCCGCCGCGAGGACCCGCCCTGGGTGTGGGAAGTGTCGCGCGGCAACGGCGTGTGGGAAGAACTGCCGCTCAGCACGCGCCTGGGCGAGCGCGATACCACCGGCGGTCTGAACAACGCGCAGGGCAGCCTGGTGCTCTATCTACCGCTCGATTTGCAGCCCGATGACGTGCACGGCCGGCGCGGCTATTGGCTGCGCTGCCGGGTGGAACAGCGCCGGCCCGAACAGGGCATGTATCGCGAGTCGCCGCGCATCACCGGCGTGCAGGCCTTCGCGCTGGGCGCCACCACGCGCGCCACGCACGCGGTGGCGGTGCGCCACGAGACGCTGGGCATCAGCAACGGCGAAGCCGGCCAGTCGTTCAAGCTGCGCCACGCGCCGGTGTTGGCCCTGCGCGACGACGAGCGCGTGGAAGTCGAAGAGATGATTGATGGCGAACTGGTCTTCGTGCCCTGGCAGACGGTAGCCGACTTTTCCGAATCGGGCCGGCATGATCGCCACGTCACCCTCGACACCGCCACCGGCGAAGTGCATTTTGGCCCGTGCCTGCGCCAGCCCGATGGCAGCATGCGCCAGTATGGCCGCGTGCCCGAAGCCGGCCGCGTGATTCGCATGAGCCAATATCGCTATGGCGGCGGCGTGGCCGGCAACCTGCCCCCCGACAAGTTGCAAGTGCTCAAATCCCCCATTCCCTACGTTGACCGGGTGACCAACATGGTGCGGGCCACGGGCGGGCGCGACCAGGAAACGCTGGACGAGGCCCGCATGCGCGCGCGCCGCGAATTGCGCGCCCAGCAACGCGCCGTGACTGCGGAGGACTACGAACATCTGGCGCTGGCCGCCAGCCGGCAGGTGGGGCGGGTGAAGTGCAACACGGGCGCGCCGGCGGACGGCAGGCCACTGCCCCCCGGCGTGGTCGAATTGCTGGTCATCCCGGCTGCGCTCGATGCGGTTCAAGCCGGCGATCTGTCTCGCCTCCAGCTTGACCCGGCGTTGCGCAAAATCATCGAAGCGTATTTGGACGAGCGGCGATTGCTTACGGCCACGTTGCGCCTGCGCGAGCCGGCGTATCTGGGCGTGAAAGTGCGCGCCGAGATCGTGGTGAACGAGTACAGCCGGCCCGAAGTGGTGCAGCAGCGCGTGGCCGAGGCGCTACGCCGCTTCATCACCCCGTTGGCGATCCACTGGCCGCCCAACGGGGCGGATGGAGCCTCACCAGCGGCGGATGGTGATGGCCAGCCCACGACCACGGCGCGCGCGCCGCTGCAGGGCTGGCCGTTCGGACGACATCTCTACGTATCTGATCTTTACAGTCTGGTGCAGCAGACTCCCGGCGTCAAGCATGTGCGCGACATCAAGCTGGGCAGCCGGCTGCTCACGCCCAGCGCCGAAGACGCTCGTGCGCCGGCGGATGACGTGACGCTGGATGATCGGCGGGTGATCGAAACTCCGCCCGATGGCGTGCTGTGCTCGTTGGAGCATGAGGTGGTGGTGACGGCGCTGTAG
- a CDS encoding type IV secretion protein Rhs has translation MLGFDRFTITINGTPLTAPLIYDVVRVVVDTSLHMPSMFEIHIAETEAPLGMFKWIDAPMFTVGASVSIAASRQPADNLPPTPSVPQPLITGEITAVEAQFQNDGSALLVVRGYDRSHRLHRGRKTAAYQMMTDSAIIQTVASEAGLTAQVTIPASIVHEYVLRHNQTDMEFIRERAGRLGCDVFVNELGVLMVKPGGAPRGTVTLKWKEDLSSFSPRLSSAEQVNRVAVQGWDPKTKTNITGLFGVPPNASGGAAMLADKTAARAGFKPLAQAVVVDEPMANPAEAAARATGVAGKIQDALVQADGVCLGNPAVKPGVTAVITGVGAKFSGPYLITSATHVYDDNGYTTTFHVEGREPGALLALLNSPSAANDRVNGVVIGVVTNNNDPLGLGRVKVRLPHLGPTPPIESHWCRVAAPMAGAMRGFYAIPEVNDEVLVAFEHGDVNYPYVLGALWNNADRPPKPSSAVVMGGKVSQRIFKTASGSQLIFDDTPNAEKITLVDKTQANSIVIDATPPGAIKLTVNGTCVIDAKGKVEIKSASQDVEVSCLNFKVTANATIQMKANAQMQLEGTAAVNVKNGGGAQIAMAGPTVNVNNGALEVM, from the coding sequence ATGCTTGGATTCGACCGCTTCACCATCACGATCAACGGCACACCGCTGACCGCGCCGCTGATCTACGACGTGGTGCGGGTGGTGGTGGACACCAGCCTGCACATGCCGTCCATGTTCGAGATTCACATCGCCGAGACGGAGGCGCCGCTGGGGATGTTCAAGTGGATTGACGCGCCGATGTTCACCGTCGGCGCGTCGGTGAGCATCGCTGCCTCGCGCCAGCCGGCCGACAACCTGCCGCCCACGCCGTCCGTTCCCCAACCGCTGATCACCGGCGAGATCACCGCCGTCGAGGCGCAGTTCCAGAATGATGGATCGGCGTTGTTGGTAGTGCGCGGTTACGACCGCTCGCACCGCCTGCATCGCGGACGCAAGACGGCAGCGTATCAGATGATGACCGACAGCGCCATCATCCAGACGGTAGCAAGCGAAGCCGGCCTGACGGCGCAGGTGACGATTCCCGCGTCCATCGTGCACGAGTACGTCCTGCGCCACAACCAGACCGACATGGAGTTCATCCGCGAGCGGGCCGGCCGGCTGGGCTGCGATGTGTTCGTCAACGAGCTGGGCGTGCTGATGGTCAAACCCGGCGGCGCGCCGCGCGGCACCGTCACACTGAAATGGAAAGAGGATTTATCCAGCTTCTCGCCGCGCCTCAGCTCGGCCGAACAGGTCAACCGGGTGGCCGTGCAAGGGTGGGACCCCAAGACCAAGACGAACATCACCGGCCTGTTCGGCGTGCCGCCGAACGCTTCCGGTGGCGCGGCCATGCTGGCGGACAAAACGGCGGCTCGCGCGGGCTTCAAGCCATTGGCCCAAGCCGTGGTGGTGGACGAGCCGATGGCAAATCCTGCCGAGGCTGCGGCTCGGGCGACCGGCGTGGCCGGCAAGATTCAAGATGCGCTGGTGCAAGCCGATGGGGTGTGCTTGGGCAATCCGGCCGTGAAGCCCGGCGTGACCGCCGTCATCACCGGCGTGGGCGCCAAATTCAGCGGGCCATATCTCATCACTTCGGCCACGCATGTGTACGACGACAACGGTTACACCACCACTTTTCACGTGGAGGGACGCGAGCCAGGCGCGTTGCTGGCTTTGCTTAATAGCCCATCCGCCGCCAACGACCGCGTGAACGGCGTGGTGATCGGGGTGGTCACCAACAACAACGATCCGCTCGGCCTGGGCCGGGTCAAGGTTCGGCTGCCGCATTTGGGTCCCACGCCGCCGATTGAGAGCCACTGGTGTCGCGTGGCAGCGCCGATGGCCGGCGCCATGCGCGGCTTCTACGCCATCCCCGAAGTCAACGATGAAGTGCTGGTGGCCTTTGAGCACGGCGATGTCAACTATCCCTACGTGCTTGGGGCGCTGTGGAATAACGCGGACCGGCCGCCCAAGCCCAGCTCGGCAGTGGTGATGGGCGGCAAAGTCAGCCAACGCATCTTCAAGACTGCGTCCGGCAGCCAGCTCATTTTCGACGACACCCCCAACGCCGAGAAGATCACCCTGGTGGACAAGACGCAGGCCAACTCCATCGTGATTGACGCCACGCCGCCCGGCGCGATCAAGTTGACCGTGAACGGTACCTGCGTGATAGACGCCAAAGGCAAGGTTGAAATCAAGAGCGCCTCGCAGGATGTGGAGGTGAGCTGTCTCAACTTCAAGGTGACGGCCAACGCCACGATCCAGATGAAAGCGAACGCGCAAATGCAGTTGGAAGGCACGGCTGCGGTCAACGTCAAGAACGGCGGCGGCGCGCAAATTGCCATGGCCGGCCCGACGGTGAACGTCAACAACGGCGCGCTGGAAGTCATGTAA
- a CDS encoding peptidase M23, giving the protein MGTSSAERALNVNTNSERMKNMMQAGYVPVKAMIVSVDPPFITIPCQFNPSEIRFSKGTRWSDSSEEAGNNAPTLAKRNVPKSYFKHGEAPRLKMTLFFDTSEVGHMDVRHYTDLLVALTVINPATKVSGEERPSLVKFIWGMFSASLTMSFTGYIPSVDLTFSLFLPDGTPVRAEAEIELVAVSSMLPFQNPTSRSEARQMWVVTEGQTLDWIAYQAYGDPSHWRHIAEANGLLDPRNLKPGQVLKLTPLPPPGL; this is encoded by the coding sequence ATGGGAACCAGTTCTGCCGAACGCGCGCTGAACGTGAATACCAACAGCGAGCGCATGAAGAACATGATGCAAGCCGGCTATGTGCCGGTCAAGGCCATGATCGTCAGCGTGGATCCTCCCTTCATTACCATTCCGTGCCAATTCAACCCCAGCGAAATTCGCTTCAGCAAAGGCACGCGTTGGAGCGACAGCAGCGAGGAAGCGGGCAACAATGCGCCCACCCTGGCCAAGCGCAATGTGCCCAAGTCCTACTTCAAACACGGTGAAGCGCCGCGCTTGAAGATGACCCTTTTCTTCGACACCTCCGAGGTGGGGCACATGGATGTGCGCCATTACACCGATCTGCTGGTGGCGCTGACCGTCATCAACCCGGCGACCAAAGTCTCCGGCGAGGAACGCCCGTCGCTGGTGAAGTTCATCTGGGGCATGTTTTCGGCTTCGCTGACGATGTCGTTCACCGGCTACATCCCCTCGGTGGACCTGACGTTCAGCCTGTTCTTGCCGGACGGCACGCCGGTGCGCGCCGAGGCCGAGATCGAACTGGTGGCGGTCTCCAGCATGTTGCCGTTCCAAAACCCCACCTCACGCTCCGAAGCGCGCCAGATGTGGGTCGTGACCGAGGGGCAAACGCTTGATTGGATCGCCTATCAGGCCTACGGCGATCCTTCGCATTGGCGGCACATCGCCGAGGCCAATGGCCTGCTCGACCCGCGCAATTTGAAGCCGGGGCAAGTGTTGAAACTGACCCCGTTGCCGCCGCCGGGACTGTAA
- a CDS encoding phage tail protein, giving the protein MSTAFQAPLTQQDLIEARQTQALLGGARSAGQAFRFYLEIAGILSAEFLECTGLSMERELKEVAEGGVNDFVHKLAGRTKWSNITLRQGISYSRDLWDWYCNGLYDGKVRRVNLSIILGNAELKKVKQWDVFDAFPVRWSGADLSTDTLQVAIESLEIAHHGMMLSREEGNAL; this is encoded by the coding sequence ATGAGCACAGCCTTTCAAGCGCCGCTCACTCAACAAGACCTGATCGAGGCACGCCAGACGCAAGCGCTGCTGGGTGGCGCGCGCAGCGCAGGTCAGGCGTTTCGCTTTTATCTGGAGATCGCCGGCATCCTCTCCGCCGAATTCCTGGAGTGCACCGGATTAAGCATGGAGCGCGAACTGAAGGAAGTCGCGGAAGGCGGGGTGAACGACTTTGTGCACAAGCTGGCCGGGCGCACCAAGTGGTCAAACATCACCCTGCGCCAAGGCATCAGCTACTCGCGCGATCTATGGGACTGGTATTGCAACGGGCTATACGACGGCAAGGTGAGGCGCGTCAACCTCTCCATCATCCTTGGCAACGCCGAGCTGAAAAAGGTGAAGCAGTGGGATGTGTTTGACGCTTTCCCCGTGCGCTGGTCTGGGGCAGACCTCAGCACGGACACGCTTCAGGTTGCCATCGAATCCTTGGAAATTGCTCACCACGGCATGATGCTGAGCCGCGAAGAGGGCAACGCCCTCTGA
- a CDS encoding phage tail protein, with protein sequence MAQKSGRSSDPLVGFQFALDIGGKITGYFSECSGIGSEHEVIEHKVIDENGRELVQKIPGRLKWGDVTLKRGITDTLDIWEWRDLVINGKMKEARQNCSIIMFDRNYEPAAQWDFINAWPIKVTGPDFKADSNDFGIEELVLTHEGMKRVKV encoded by the coding sequence ATGGCCCAGAAATCCGGACGCTCAAGCGATCCCCTGGTGGGGTTTCAATTCGCCCTGGACATCGGGGGCAAGATCACCGGTTACTTCTCCGAGTGCAGCGGCATCGGCTCGGAACACGAAGTAATCGAGCACAAGGTCATTGACGAAAACGGCCGCGAGCTGGTGCAGAAAATCCCTGGGCGGCTGAAGTGGGGGGATGTCACCTTGAAGCGCGGCATCACCGACACCCTTGACATCTGGGAGTGGCGCGATCTGGTGATCAACGGCAAGATGAAGGAAGCGCGGCAAAACTGCTCGATCATCATGTTTGATCGCAATTACGAGCCGGCGGCGCAGTGGGACTTCATCAACGCTTGGCCGATTAAGGTCACCGGGCCGGACTTCAAGGCCGACAGCAACGACTTTGGCATCGAGGAACTGGTGCTCACCCACGAGGGGATGAAGCGCGTCAAAGTCTAG
- a CDS encoding tail protein, translating into MPEYLSPGVYVEEIDRGPKPIEGVGTAMAVFIGFTEKAQAVERVNGETVTRDLLNKPQLITNWSQFVEKFGGFVSGAYLPHAVYGYFSNGGTRCYVLSVKTIPKAQAALLNNEGKPMLIAQARQAGFDGARLRVKVETTGAPPVEKRGRAAKESPAPEGQPTDAPASSMPLGDGSAAFHLTIERERRGGGWKTEEVIRNATLVEVEENGVRRVAVSYANNKRPTLIDLLIADESAPLAKVWPREQQQSLSIDTRQLAPATSSDFQGDVTERTGIEALEAIDDITMVVVPDLMTTLPGQSLDLNMVKAVQTAIIAHCERMGDRVAILDTPPGLNPQQVKAWRMEATGFDSSYAAMYYPWIEVMDPVTNQPIHVPPSGHIAGIWARSDNTRGVHKAPANEVVRGATGLAYNCTKGEQDVLNPNGVNCIRAFPGMGIRVWGARTLSSNPAWRYINVRRLFNYVEKSIERGTQWVVFEPNEPRLWAKVRRDVSAFLTTVWRDGALFGLTPAEAFYVKCDAELNPPESRDLGRLVIEIGMAPVKPAEFVIFRVSQWQPGAEA; encoded by the coding sequence ATGCCAGAGTATCTATCGCCAGGGGTATACGTCGAAGAAATTGACCGCGGCCCCAAACCGATTGAAGGCGTTGGCACCGCGATGGCTGTGTTCATTGGCTTCACCGAAAAGGCCCAAGCCGTGGAGCGCGTGAACGGCGAAACGGTGACGCGCGATTTGCTGAATAAGCCCCAACTGATCACCAACTGGTCGCAGTTTGTGGAGAAGTTTGGCGGGTTCGTCAGCGGAGCCTATCTGCCCCATGCCGTATATGGCTACTTCAGCAACGGGGGGACGCGTTGCTACGTGCTGAGCGTGAAGACCATCCCGAAAGCGCAGGCGGCGCTGCTGAACAATGAAGGCAAACCGATGTTGATCGCGCAAGCCCGCCAGGCCGGCTTCGATGGCGCGCGCTTGCGGGTGAAGGTCGAGACCACCGGCGCGCCGCCCGTCGAGAAGCGGGGCCGGGCGGCCAAAGAGTCCCCTGCGCCGGAGGGACAACCGACCGATGCGCCGGCGTCAAGTATGCCGCTTGGCGATGGCTCGGCTGCCTTTCACCTGACCATCGAGCGCGAACGACGCGGCGGCGGCTGGAAGACCGAAGAGGTGATCCGCAATGCCACGTTGGTCGAAGTGGAGGAGAACGGTGTGCGCCGCGTAGCGGTGTCTTACGCCAACAACAAGCGCCCAACCCTGATCGATCTGTTGATTGCCGACGAATCTGCGCCGCTGGCCAAAGTATGGCCGCGCGAGCAGCAGCAATCGCTCAGCATTGACACGCGCCAACTCGCCCCAGCCACCAGCTCGGATTTTCAGGGCGATGTGACCGAGCGCACCGGCATCGAGGCGCTGGAGGCCATTGACGACATCACCATGGTGGTCGTGCCCGATCTGATGACCACCCTGCCCGGCCAATCGCTCGACCTGAACATGGTTAAAGCCGTGCAGACGGCCATCATCGCCCACTGCGAGCGCATGGGCGACCGGGTGGCGATTCTCGACACCCCGCCCGGCCTCAATCCCCAGCAGGTCAAGGCATGGCGCATGGAGGCGACCGGCTTCGACTCCAGCTACGCCGCGATGTACTACCCGTGGATCGAGGTCATGGATCCGGTGACCAACCAGCCGATCCATGTGCCCCCCTCGGGGCACATCGCCGGCATCTGGGCGCGCAGCGACAACACGCGCGGCGTGCACAAAGCGCCGGCCAACGAAGTGGTGCGCGGCGCCACCGGCCTAGCCTACAACTGCACCAAGGGCGAGCAGGATGTGCTCAACCCCAACGGGGTGAATTGCATCCGCGCTTTCCCCGGCATGGGCATTCGCGTGTGGGGCGCGCGCACGCTATCCAGCAACCCGGCGTGGCGCTACATCAACGTGCGCCGGCTGTTCAACTACGTCGAGAAGTCCATCGAACGCGGCACGCAGTGGGTGGTCTTTGAGCCAAATGAGCCCCGTTTGTGGGCGAAAGTGCGGCGCGATGTGAGCGCCTTCCTCACCACAGTTTGGCGCGATGGCGCCTTGTTCGGCCTCACGCCCGCTGAGGCCTTCTACGTCAAGTGTGACGCCGAATTGAATCCGCCCGAATCGCGCGACCTGGGGCGGTTGGTGATCGAGATCGGCATGGCCCCGGTGAAGCCCGCCGAATTCGTCATCTTCCGCGTCAGCCAGTGGCAGCCCGGCGCCGAAGCTTAA
- a CDS encoding peptidase S9, which produces MIQDTRATRRQDGRVPIMKIITPESLYDIILLDDARVSPDGAYVAFVRTSVDRSGNTYNRTIWIKDLTDRRAPARPLTASVKDGSPRWSPDGRYLAFISTRDEKPQVFILPMREPGEARSITAHPNGVEAFEWAPDGRRIAFTARMRADECAQEDDKAAKDEGRKMEDGGQETVTFKDAWELKREKEQKQHEEEMRLDPRVISRVPYRTGTTFIEDRYAHIYVVDVPASLAEFKVGRAFRLTPNDSAANFAPPVWSADGKTIYSAYTRDPDSGEMFRYADLVRFDAGNTNPHQRGFERIPLTGYTCYTPTPSPDGRWLAFDRSFEDPAAYQPATLAIVPLQPDGAADMDHLIDLTDALDRSLVAFAWSPDSRFLYFTLSKDGAINLWRARIPRNPRARRIEIQQVTQAIQEINGFSAMADARVVFIASTPGDPSALYELDPRGRIRPLYRPNDKFLAEHGVGHVATVRYRSDGRTIQGWVITPPDFDPGKQYPLIVQMHGGPHVMWGAATRSMWHEFQAMAAAGYVVFYCNPRGSDGYGRDFWHANRGDWGDGPMRDVLRGVDIVVGRGYIDVERMCLTGGSYAGYLTAWIIGRDHRFAAACAQRGVYNLVSMRNTTDVPFFNDREMGGITPWDDAQTLWARSPIALVPNMRTPLLIEHSELDYRVPIEQAEQLFQAMRLQRKVVELVRWPREGHELSRSGEPKHRVERIQRIIRWFNTHARREQ; this is translated from the coding sequence ATGATTCAGGACACCAGAGCGACACGCCGCCAGGATGGTCGAGTGCCGATCATGAAAATCATCACCCCCGAGAGCCTATACGACATCATCCTACTCGACGACGCGCGCGTTTCCCCCGACGGCGCCTACGTCGCCTTTGTGCGCACGAGCGTAGATCGCAGCGGCAACACATACAACCGCACGATCTGGATCAAAGACCTGACCGACCGGCGCGCGCCGGCGCGCCCGCTCACCGCCAGCGTCAAAGATGGATCGCCGCGCTGGTCGCCGGATGGGCGCTATCTCGCTTTTATCTCGACGCGCGACGAGAAGCCGCAGGTGTTCATACTGCCCATGCGCGAGCCTGGCGAAGCGCGCAGCATCACCGCACACCCCAACGGCGTCGAAGCGTTCGAGTGGGCTCCCGATGGTCGGCGCATCGCCTTTACTGCGCGCATGCGCGCCGATGAGTGTGCGCAGGAAGACGACAAGGCCGCCAAAGACGAAGGGCGCAAGATGGAAGACGGGGGTCAGGAGACCGTCACCTTCAAAGACGCCTGGGAGCTGAAGCGCGAGAAAGAGCAAAAGCAACACGAAGAGGAGATGCGGCTCGACCCGCGCGTCATCTCCCGCGTGCCCTATCGCACCGGCACGACGTTCATTGAAGATCGCTACGCGCACATCTACGTGGTGGACGTGCCGGCGTCCCTCGCCGAATTCAAAGTGGGCCGGGCCTTTCGACTGACGCCGAATGACAGCGCAGCCAACTTCGCCCCACCGGTTTGGTCGGCCGACGGCAAGACGATCTACAGCGCCTACACCCGCGACCCGGATTCGGGCGAAATGTTCCGTTACGCCGACCTGGTTCGCTTTGACGCCGGCAACACGAACCCGCACCAACGCGGCTTCGAGCGCATCCCGCTGACCGGTTACACGTGCTATACGCCGACGCCATCGCCGGACGGCCGATGGCTGGCCTTCGACCGCTCGTTTGAAGATCCGGCGGCCTACCAGCCGGCGACGCTGGCGATCGTGCCACTGCAGCCCGACGGCGCGGCCGATATGGATCACCTGATTGACCTAACCGACGCGCTCGACCGCAGCCTGGTCGCGTTCGCCTGGAGTCCGGACAGTCGCTTCCTCTACTTCACGCTCAGCAAGGACGGTGCGATCAACCTGTGGCGGGCACGCATTCCGCGCAACCCGCGCGCCCGGCGCATCGAGATTCAGCAAGTCACCCAAGCCATCCAAGAGATCAACGGCTTCAGCGCGATGGCCGATGCGCGCGTGGTCTTCATCGCCAGCACTCCGGGCGATCCGAGCGCGCTCTACGAACTCGATCCGCGCGGACGCATCCGGCCGTTGTATCGGCCCAACGACAAGTTCCTGGCCGAGCATGGCGTCGGACATGTAGCAACCGTCCGCTATCGCTCAGACGGCCGCACGATCCAAGGGTGGGTGATCACGCCGCCGGATTTCGATCCCGGCAAGCAGTATCCGCTGATCGTGCAGATGCACGGCGGGCCGCATGTGATGTGGGGCGCGGCGACGCGCAGCATGTGGCATGAGTTCCAGGCCATGGCCGCAGCCGGCTACGTGGTGTTCTACTGCAACCCGCGCGGCTCCGACGGCTACGGCAGAGATTTCTGGCACGCCAATCGGGGCGATTGGGGCGATGGCCCGATGCGTGATGTGCTGCGCGGGGTGGATATCGTGGTCGGTCGCGGCTACATTGACGTTGAGCGGATGTGCCTGACCGGCGGGAGCTATGCCGGCTATCTGACGGCCTGGATCATCGGTCGAGACCATCGCTTCGCTGCCGCCTGCGCCCAGCGCGGCGTGTACAACTTGGTATCCATGCGCAACACGACGGACGTGCCTTTCTTCAACGATCGGGAGATGGGGGGGATCACGCCGTGGGACGATGCGCAGACGCTGTGGGCGCGATCGCCCATCGCGCTGGTGCCCAACATGCGGACGCCGCTGCTAATCGAGCACAGCGAACTGGACTATCGCGTGCCGATCGAGCAGGCCGAGCAGTTGTTCCAGGCCATGCGCCTACAGCGGAAGGTGGTTGAGCTGGTGCGTTGGCCGCGCGAGGGGCATGAGCTTTCGCGCAGCGGCGAGCCGAAGCATCGCGTCGAGCGCATCCAACGCATCATTCGATGGTTTAATACGCATGCGCGTCGTGAGCAGTGA
- a CDS encoding glycosyl transferase family 1 encodes MARITIDYTPAIHQDAGIARLTREVVRAVLASGAPHEFRLFVMGRPAPGVPLSNLMNTRELPLHVSRMSDRWLYRLWFRANVRAPVQLFSGPCDLYHATDFVLPPLRDGTPSVLTVHDLSFERDPDSAPPRLIPFLKRVVPDSARRATHIVADSHATARDLTALYGVPPEKITVIYSGVDGRFTPYRDTLYMQRRRAYVLKKYGIGDAPFILTVGTLQRRKNHLRLVQAFAKLIGTRKSGPGSLGQPTSDLRLPTLVIAGGKGWLYDEVHAEVQRLGLGERVKFIGYVEDMDLPHLYRAAAAFAFPSTYEGFGLPPLEAMASGVPVVTSNVSSLPEVVGDAGLQVDPLDVDALARALEQALNDEVWRRHCIARGLARAAQFTWQRAAEQLLAVYERALQQ; translated from the coding sequence GTGGCGCGCATCACGATTGACTACACACCGGCCATCCACCAGGACGCGGGCATCGCGCGGCTGACGCGCGAGGTCGTGCGCGCCGTGCTGGCATCGGGCGCGCCTCATGAGTTCCGCCTGTTCGTCATGGGCCGGCCCGCGCCCGGTGTGCCGCTCTCTAACCTGATGAACACGCGCGAGTTGCCGCTGCATGTCTCGCGCATGAGCGACCGCTGGCTCTACCGGCTGTGGTTTCGCGCCAACGTGCGCGCACCGGTGCAGCTCTTCAGCGGCCCGTGCGACCTGTATCACGCCACCGACTTCGTGCTGCCACCATTGCGCGACGGCACACCCAGCGTGCTGACCGTGCACGATCTCTCGTTCGAGCGCGATCCCGACTCCGCGCCGCCGCGCCTCATCCCCTTCCTCAAGCGCGTGGTGCCCGATTCGGCCCGGCGCGCGACGCACATCGTCGCCGATTCGCACGCCACCGCGCGCGACCTGACGGCGCTGTACGGTGTGCCGCCGGAGAAGATCACCGTCATCTACAGCGGCGTGGACGGGCGATTCACACCCTATCGCGATACGCTCTACATGCAGCGCCGGCGCGCCTACGTGTTGAAGAAATACGGCATCGGCGACGCGCCGTTCATCCTCACCGTCGGCACGCTGCAGCGGCGCAAGAATCACCTGCGCCTGGTTCAGGCCTTTGCCAAGCTCATCGGGACTCGGAAGTCGGGACCGGGAAGTCTTGGTCAACCGACTTCCGACCTTCGACTTCCCACGCTCGTCATCGCCGGCGGCAAGGGCTGGCTGTACGACGAGGTGCACGCCGAGGTGCAGCGGCTCGGATTGGGCGAGCGGGTCAAGTTCATCGGCTATGTGGAGGATATGGACCTGCCGCACCTGTACCGCGCCGCGGCGGCCTTCGCCTTTCCTTCGACCTACGAGGGCTTTGGCCTGCCGCCGTTGGAGGCGATGGCCAGCGGGGTGCCGGTGGTCACCTCCAACGTCTCGTCGCTGCCGGAGGTGGTCGGCGACGCCGGCTTGCAGGTGGATCCGCTCGACGTGGACGCGCTGGCGCGCGCGCTGGAGCAGGCGCTGAACGACGAGGTGTGGCGGCGACACTGCATTGCGCGTGGGCTGGCGCGGGCCGCGCAGTTCACTTGGCAGCGCGCCGCCGAGCAACTCCTCGCCGTGTATGAGCGCGCGCTGCAGCAGTAG